DNA sequence from the Planctomycetota bacterium genome:
GCCCGTGAGGAAGTAGGGCGCGGCCAACCCCGCGCCCATCGTCGCCAGGAGTCCCCGGCGAGTCGCGTCCGCGTGCTGTCGCATCATCGGTCTCCTTCCCTCGCCCGTCGCCAGCATACGAAGCACAACGGGCGCGGTCAAGCCAGCTCGGGGACGGCCTCACGCGCGCGGCGCCAGTAGGCGGGCTTGAACTGCTCCCGGGCGGCGCGCCACGCCGCGAGTTCCTCATCCGAGCGAATGTCCGGCACGAAGCCGAAGCTCAAGTAGAGGTTCACCGCGGCGGTCCGCGCCGTGTAGGTGAGCAGGTAGGCCCGCTCATGGCCCAGCTCGCGCAGGCGGCGGCACGCGACCGCCAGCAGCGGTTTGGCCAGCCCCCTGCCCTGCCACCCGGGCATGATGGCGACCCAGTGGATGCGGCCGTAGGGCTGGCCGCGGTAGGAGGCGTCGAACCAGGCCGTGGCCGTGCCGATCTCGCGGCCCTCGCCGTCGCACAAGTAGGCCTGGCGCGCGGCGAGCACCGCCTCGTCGGCGCCGAACTGCTCCGCGAACCGGCCCGGCGGGAAGGCGTTGAACCTGTCGGCGGCCACATGGATGCGCGTCCACGCCGCGCTGTCCCCAGGCCGATACCATCGGATCGAAAACGGGCGCGCCAGAGCGAACTGGGGGAGGCCCTCCAGATCGTACCGAATCATCGAGACCAGGACGCCTGCCATCGGCCGCTGCTCCTTCGGGTTCAGTCGCATTGTCAGTATACCCCGTCACAGGGAACCTGCAAGCGCCATCGCGCACGGGTTGAAATGGCGTGGGCTTGCTGCTAGAGTCCGTGTGCCGGCCGCCACGAAGACTCTATGGGGGACTCGCATGATGCTGCCGCTTGTTTCTCTCGCCACGATGCTCGCCCTCGGACCCTCCGCCGCGGAGCCCGACCAGGCCGCCGCCATCCGCCAGCACCGGATGGGCACGCTCGTCGTCCGCACCGCGCCGAACGCCGCGGTGAAGGTGACGCAGCTCCGCCACGAGTTCTGGTTCGGCACGGCCATCAATCACCGCGCGTTTCAGAACCTCGACAACCCCAGCCCCGACGCCGCCAGATACCTTGAAATCCTCAAGTCCCACTTCAACGCCGCCGTCCACGAGAACGAGATGAAGTGGTACTCCACCGAACGCAACGGCCCGGGTGTGCCCGACTATGCGATGGCCGACCGCATGCTCGACTGGTGCGAGCGGAACGGCCTGGCGATGCGCGGCCACACGATCTTCTGGGGCATCGAGCAATACGTCCCGAAGTGGCAGAAGGACCTCGACGACGCCGCGCTCCGCAAGGCCATCGAGCGGCGCGCCAAGGAGGTCACCTCGCGCTACAAGGGCCGCATCGCCGAGTTCGACCTCAACAACGAGATGATGCACGGCGACTGGTATGCCAAGCGCCTCGGCCCGGGCATCGTGGCCGACATGTTCCGCTGGGCCAAGGAGGGCAACCCCGACGCCCGCCTCTACATCAACGACTACGGCGTCCTCCAATCGGGCGGCGAGGCCTACGCCAAGCACATCCAGGGCTTCCTCGACCGCGGCATCCCCGTGGGCGGCATCGGCATCCAGGGCCACAGCGGCGCCCACATTGACCCCGCCAAGGTCAAGGCCACGCTCGACCGCCTCGCCGCCTTCAAGCTCCCCATCAAGATCACCGAGTTCGACATGAACACGAAGGACGAGCAGGCCAAGGCCCGCGGCCACGAGGCTCTCTACCGCACCTGCTTCGCCCACCCGGCCGTGGACGGCATCCTCATCTGGGGCTTCTGGCAGGGCTCCCACTGGCTGCCCGACGCCGCGCTCTGGAAGAAGGACTGGACGCCCACCCCCGCCGCCGAGGTCCATCGCCGCCTGGTCTACGACGAGTGGTGGACGCGCTTCGAGGGCAAGGCCGACGCGGCCGGCCGCTGCGAGGTCCCCGCCTTCTTCGGCCGTCACCGCGTCGAGGCCGGGGGCAAGACGGT
Encoded proteins:
- a CDS encoding GNAT family N-acetyltransferase: MAGVLVSMIRYDLEGLPQFALARPFSIRWYRPGDSAAWTRIHVAADRFNAFPPGRFAEQFGADEAVLAARQAYLCDGEGREIGTATAWFDASYRGQPYGRIHWVAIMPGWQGRGLAKPLLAVACRRLRELGHERAYLLTYTARTAAVNLYLSFGFVPDIRSDEELAAWRAAREQFKPAYWRRAREAVPELA
- a CDS encoding endo-1,4-beta-xylanase, with the protein product MMLPLVSLATMLALGPSAAEPDQAAAIRQHRMGTLVVRTAPNAAVKVTQLRHEFWFGTAINHRAFQNLDNPSPDAARYLEILKSHFNAAVHENEMKWYSTERNGPGVPDYAMADRMLDWCERNGLAMRGHTIFWGIEQYVPKWQKDLDDAALRKAIERRAKEVTSRYKGRIAEFDLNNEMMHGDWYAKRLGPGIVADMFRWAKEGNPDARLYINDYGVLQSGGEAYAKHIQGFLDRGIPVGGIGIQGHSGAHIDPAKVKATLDRLAAFKLPIKITEFDMNTKDEQAKARGHEALYRTCFAHPAVDGILIWGFWQGSHWLPDAALWKKDWTPTPAAEVHRRLVYDEWWTRFEGKADAAGRCEVPAFFGRHRVEAGGKTVEATLRKAEGKATVRVGAE